Proteins encoded within one genomic window of Arachis ipaensis cultivar K30076 chromosome B08, Araip1.1, whole genome shotgun sequence:
- the LOC107614395 gene encoding fasciclin-like arabinogalactan protein 12, with product MVRIMKFFYSFSLVLILLFSSTTTISAATAPAPAPSSAPTDIIRILKKAGGFTTLIRLLTTTQVSTQMNAQLLNSNNGITLFAPNDNAFQSLKPGFLNSLNDQQKNELIQFHVLPSFVAITNFDTLSNPVRTQAGDDPERMALNITSSGNQVNLTTGIVNATLGGSVYSDHQLAVYQVDKVLLPKDFFLPKRPPPPAPSPEEKPKDSKKKSDADGPASSADASSANKRGVMLLLLTFFLVAVSSL from the coding sequence ATGGTGAGAATAATGAAATTCTTCTACTCCTTCTCACTTGTTCTGATCTTGTTgttctcttccaccaccactaTTTCGGCAGCAACGGCACCAGCACCGGCACCGTCGTCCGCGCCCACAGATATCATAAGAATCCTGAAGAAAGCCGGAGGATTCACAACCCTAATCCGTCTTCTGACAACCACACAAGTTTCCACGCAGATGAACGCTCAGCTCTTAAACTCAAACAACGGCATCACACTCTTTGCACCAAACGACAACGCGTTTCAGAGCCTCAAACCAGGGTTCCTCAATTCTCTCAACGATCAACAGAAGAACGAGCTCATCCAGTTCCATGTTCTGCCATCTTTCGTTGCGATCACTAACTTCGACACTCTCAGCAACCCTGTGAGGACGCAAGCCGGTGACGATCCTGAGAGGATGGCACTCAACATAACAAGTTCCGGGAACCAAGTCAACTTGACAACCGGCATTGTTAACGCCACGCTTGGTGGTAGTGTTTATTCTGATCACCAGCTTGCGGTTTATCAGGTTGATAAGGTGCTTCTTCCTAAGGATTTCTTTCTTCCTAAGAGGCCACCGCCGCCGGCACCCTCTCCGGAAGAGAAGCCTAAGGATTCTAAGAAGAAATCTGATGCTGACGGTCCTGCTTCTTCTGCCGATGCTTCTTCTGCGAACAAACGTGGAGTCATGTTGTTGCTGCTAACATTTTTTCTTGTTGCAGTTTCATCATTGTGA